One Aegilops tauschii subsp. strangulata cultivar AL8/78 chromosome 2, Aet v6.0, whole genome shotgun sequence genomic window, CCATCTATCTGCAATTTCCATATACTCTTGATTTCCCTCATCCTATTGAAATTCAGAAATACTTAACCATTAGTTCAATGTTTACTATGTAAATCCAGTCATATTAAGAATATCAGAATATTGGCTACCTCTTCTTCATGAGGTAACTCTCCCACTTCCTCATCTTCAATCGGCATTGATTTGTCTGCCACTTCACTCAATAAGGCTTGTATCCTGCTTTCATCTCCATTCTTCAAAGAATGGATAAGATCTTCCATCAATTCAGGCTGTGCACCGCGAAGTAGGCTTCCTGGTAGAAACTGATCACATATTAGCATGAAATAAATAGCAAATATACGAAAATTGACCTTCAGAAGTAGTTTATTCCTTACTTATTTAGTTATTCTTTTAGggaaatatgtttaaaaaatatAACCTCCAGAAGCAGCTATTATTTACTGATAATGTCTTTCTGAATGATTATTGCTTTAGTGATTTTTAATTGGTAGTGTTGTTTGGACTGTAGCCATAGCACCTACCAATTTTTGGCAAAATGGTTGGGTCTCAGTTCGGTTTGTAGCCAATTAACATGCCACATATCATCAACTGAGGTCTTAACTTAAAAAATTGCATAAGGAGCCCATAAATCATCATGATCAAacatttagaaaaaataaaaaattagaGTGAAGCACcatgtacacgctcttggccaaGTGAAACAACACGTACAAGCCGGCTTGATCTATAAGATCGTAGGAGATGTGCAAGTATACGATCTAGCTAATTGATTGTCCAGCTTACATGACACACAAGCATAGTATGCGGGGACGCTAGCAGGCTAGCAGCCAATATTTTGGCGGACGATTTCGTCGCCCTCGGCTCGCCCGCATATTGGTGAGAACTGCACAGGCAGACACCGGCTGGGCTGAGCATGCCAAATATTTGATGTCCAACCAAACTGCGGCCAAAACTCATGGGCACACCAATATTGTGGCGAAGCCAGCTTTGGCTCAAAACCAAACACAGCCTAAATGCAAAAGAAAACTATACAATAAAGATCCTTCAAAAAATTGAGGTCATACATATTTCCTTGAAGCTAAATGATTTACTCATATAAATTTAGCATTACTGGCAATACCTCACAACTAAGGCAGTACTTCAAATGCTTAAAAACATCCATACACTGACAGGGCAAAATAGCATGTGTTAATCCAACCTCTATTCAAACTACAGCTAATCTTTCCTGCGTGTTTCTGCACTTGTCTAAAAAAGCATTACTGAGTTGACAAAACTAAAGAGCATTGGCCCGGAAACAACCACTAGAAAGTATTGCATTCAGTGAGACTTCTCCCTCCCTCCTTCCCTCCCTCTCTAGTTAGCACTTGTCAGCATTTATATGACTACATTACCTAGCACTTAGCAATATCTACATGGCTACATTACCAATTTACCAAACTAAGATTGAAAACTTTTTAACTGTTTAAAGGAAATCCGACATCTAAGAGTTAGCCTGCTCCAACAGGTCGACATGAAATTGGAAACAGCCAGGCAACCACACTACCACAAGACTGAAGATACTACAAGTTGATGGAATCCCTCAAATCTGGCATTCATTCATTCTAAAATTCCAATAGTACTAAGACCCAATCTCCGTGGTCCAGGAAATGCAAGGGGCGCAAAAATGAACATGCATACCGATGTAATTGTACTGCCTTCTCCTTCCTTCGCGCACATCGGGCCCGAATTTCTGCAGGACAATGAGCACACAGAAATGTCAGGATTTCGTGATTCATCACGAGCTCCTCGTTACCAGAACCATGGGTGTACCTTCACCAGCATGAGAGCGTCCACCACCTCGCGCTCCAGCGACGCGGCCCTGCCCAGAGAAAAATCAGAATCAATCAATAGGGCACCCTCGCCTGAAAATCCTGCCAAGCAAGGGGAAATGGGGGCTGCAAATGGGGGCACCTGACGATGCGCTTGATCTGGGGAGGGGAGAACTTGGCGAGCTCCATGCCCCACTTCACGGCGCGGCGGGCCTCCCGCTTCTTCTCGTTGCGGCTGGGcgcgccgtccccgtcgtccGGGTCCTCGTCGTCGGAGGGGAGGGGGGCGAGGGGGCGGAGGGCGCGCGTGTAGGCGCGGACGGACGACGAGCGGGGCGCGACGAAGGAGAGGAGGCGGGCGGgccggaggaagaggaggagcgggcggcgcagcggcacggcggctgcggcggcggcgtgcgccATGGCGTACGGCTAGAGGGCTTGCAGCTGCTCGAGCAGTGCATCTGGTGGATAGGGTTTAAACCTTGAGCAATTTGATAAAATAGCACGTTTTTCCTCGTACCTTGATAAAATAGCACATCTTTCTTTCTGTTAGATTAAATGGCACACTTTTCCTTCATGGCTAGATTAAATGGCGCAAGCTAACTTTTTTTCTCAATTCTCAGGTCTGGGGCTACACGTCATAATATTTTGGACGATTTTGCCCTTTGGTCTTTTCTGCCTGGTTCAACTGGTTCGATCGAACCTCTGTTTCGAGAACAGAGGGAAACGAGAAGGAGCGAGGAAGACGGATCGCCGCCTCGCCGGCTTCCTCCCACACACGTCGGCGCCGCCAATTCCATCGCCGCTGCCTCGCCGTGCCTCTACCCCGACGTGCTGCCCTCATCTCCCAGCGCTTCGTCCCGTTTCTTCTCGTCTCCCGTCGCTCCACcagttccgccgccgccgcctcatcTGGCCGTGAGTCACAGGTTTCCTCCCATCCTCTCTCTTTATCTCTCACAGGTTTCTCCCACATTTTCCCTACGTTTACGGTCATGGTTAGTTAATTTCTTACAAGCTGAGGTCCTTATTgtgaagaagagaaaaagagagacGTGATTCTTGCATTGTTCGAGTAATATTTGATGGATCAAGGCACTTCCATATGCTAGCTACGATTTATTTACTGATGCTTTTCTTTCGTACTATCATATTTTCCCTGCGGACATGTACATTTGTACGATCGTTTGTTGAACCGTTGGTTTATTGGACTCGTTTGTTGCTTTTCTTCTCCTGCTGGTAATACATTCCTTTCTTCTCCTGCTGGTAATACAAACCATGGACTGAACAGGGATTACACTTACTGCTATAACACATGAGattcagtttaacaatatcaaCTACAGACTGCTTCATCTTTACTGACGACTACTTATTACAATGTTGCATAATTCCAGAAGTGGCCGAGTCATCCAGGAACCTTAGATCATGGAGATTTTTGTGGAGGAGAGCTAGTGTGTTGGCTTCAGGACAGTAAAAGGTTTTGCTCGCCGTGATGGAGCCGGAGGGCGCAGTTCCAGAAGGGTTAGTCAATAAAATAATCTTTCAGTTGGAGCACTCCATGAAATGTTAACCGGTGGTTGATGAATAGTTAGACCTAACCATTGTTTTTGTTTCAAAACTCTGTGTAATTTTGTAGGGAAGGAGGTGCGGAGTCGCGCGTTGTCATTTATAAATTAACTGTTAGAGTTCTCCGATTTGTCGCAAAGCTTGACGATGGCAGCGAGCGTCAAGTTGCCGAGCATGTTGAGTTTGAGGTTAACATGAAACATTTTACGGTTGAAAAAATGGTAGAACTCATTCGGTCCAAAATTGTTTGGGGAAGTGGG contains:
- the LOC109771058 gene encoding uncharacterized protein — protein: MAHAAAAAAVPLRRPLLLFLRPARLLSFVAPRSSSVRAYTRALRPLAPLPSDDEDPDDGDGAPSRNEKKREARRAVKWGMELAKFSPPQIKRIVRAASLEREVVDALMLVKKFGPDVREGRRRQYNYIGSLLRGAQPELMEDLIHSLKNGDESRIQALLSEVADKSMPIEDEEVGELPHEEEDEGNQEYMEIADRWFEGLVCQDIPVTNEVYAIHNVEFDRQELRKLVRIVQEVQKSMGNKDSGEGSDRKLSRAKKPLIMFLRSLAKKTLE